A single region of the Brachypodium distachyon strain Bd21 chromosome 3, Brachypodium_distachyon_v3.0, whole genome shotgun sequence genome encodes:
- the LOC112271471 gene encoding protein FAR1-RELATED SEQUENCE 5-like: MGEIDKGIPQVGMRFRNVDEAWVFWVAYGGRAGFDVRKRNKNVSKFDGQTTSCRFVCSNEGLRKKKQILDYVPKRFRAETRTDCKARMIITLDRMAGNYEIIDVVLEHNHYLQLPQTCHLMASQSKITEIQAFDIETAEDSGIMPKAAHEFACRQVGGPLNLGYTCRDQKNHLRSKRQRELAFGQAGSMLKYFHDKIVENPSFQYALQLDCEEHITNIFWADAKMVLDYAHFGDVVTFDTTFGTNKEYRPFGMFLGLNQFRETTIFGAALLFDETCDSFTWLFETFLAAHNGRQPRTIYTDQDVAMGKAIGKVFTESYHGLCTFHIMQNVVKHLCPVKGEGKDEGKEKDEGGDEDEESHILTDFSDCMYGYEEKEEFEEAFDNMRQKVRKQTWLDSIYKLKEKWVKCYMRYVFSLGVRSTQLSESFNNSLKNHLKSDFHIVRFLMHFERTVEVKRRAELQFEFESRKKLPRIKMHTPMLVLASKEYTPIIFEAFQSEYERSMAACTRVLDGNYKFAIAIGSLHGDLKFEEERIVIGDPLTQTVSCSCGMFNRTGILCGHGIKVFDLMNIKTLPKHYYLKRWTREARNGSILDRQGRNVVENPKLEAQLRYKNLSHKFHTMAYKVATSQECCLMLENALDSVRPQLEDKLNATTNATNKTCNDQENVDPNLELTNEFFSAAKLKKKEVQSKNLRRKKTWFDKLLKGRRKPTKVAASKNRGAKQQKKDDGVEPQVGVEKDDKFKGANLELQECADLISYTQLLTTPSCDDYIYDNDMFSSM; encoded by the exons ATGGGAGAAattgacaaggggataccTCAAGTCGGTATGCGGTTCAGAAATGTAGATGAAGCTTGGGTGTTTTGGGTTGCATATGGGGGTCGTGCAGGGTTTGATGTcaggaaaagaaacaaaaatgttaGCAAGTTTGATGGTCAAACGACTTCATGCAGATTTGTTTGTTCCAATGAGGGTCttcggaaaaaaaagcaaatatTAGATTATGTGCCAAAGCGTTTTAGAGCTGAAACAAGAACGGATTGCAAAGCTCGTATGATTATAACATTGGATCGAATGGCAGGAAATTATGAAATCATTGATGTTGTGTTGGAACACAATCACTATCTTCAGTTGCCACAAACCTGCCACTTGATGGCATCACAAAGCAAAATTACTGAAATTCAAGCTTTTGACATAGAGACTGCTGAGGATTCTGGAATTATGCCAAAAGCTGCACATGAGTTTGCTTGTCGTCAAGTTGGTGGACCACTTAACCTCGGCTACACTTGTCGTGACCAAAAGAATCATTTGCGAAGCAAGCGGCAGCGGGAGTTAGCTTTTGGACAGGCCGGTAGTATGTTGAAGTATTTCCATGACAAAATTGTTGAGAACCCATCTTTCCAATATGCTTTGCAGTTGGATTGTGAGGAGCATATAACCAACATATTCTGGGCTGATGCTAAAATGGTTCTTGACTATGCACACTTTGGTGATGTCGTGACATTTGATACTACTTTTGGCACAAACAAAGAATATAGGCCATTTGGTATGTTTCTTGGGCTCAATCAGTTCAGAGAAACCACCATTTTTGGAGCTGCACTACTATTTGACGAAACATGTGACTCATTTACATGGCTTTTTGAGACTTTTCTTGCTGCACATAATGGAAGACAACCTAGAACTATTTATACAGATCAGGATGTAGCAATGGGAAAAGCTATAGGGAAAGTCTTTACGGAATCGTATCATGGATTGTGCACCTTTCATATAATGCAGAATGTTGTCAAACATTTATGTCCAGTGAAGGGTGAAGGGAAAGATGAAGGGAAAGAGAAAGATGAGGGAggagatgaagatgaagagtcTCATATCCTCACTGATTTTAGTGATTGTATGTATGGCTatgaggaaaaagaagaatttGAAGAAGCATTTGACAATATGAGGCAAAAAGTGCGGAAGCAAACTTGGTTAGATAGCATCTACAagttgaaagaaaaatgggTTAAATGTTATATGAGATATGTGTTCAGTTTGGGAGTGAGAAGTACACAACTTAGTGAGAGTTTCAATAATTCATTGAAAAACCATCTAAAATCAGATTTCCATATTGTTCGGTTCTTGATGCATTTTGAGAGGACAGTGGAGGTAAAAAGAAGAGCAGAATTGCAATTTGAATTTGAGTCAAGGAAGAAGTTACCAAGAATCAAGATGCACACACCTATGTTGGTGCTAGCAAGCAAAGAGTACACTCCAATTATTTTTGAAGCTTTCCAAAGTGAATATGAAAGATCCATGGCTGCATGCACTAGAGTATTAGATGGAAACTACAAATTTGCTATTGCTATTGGGAGTTTGCATGGTGATTTAAAGTTTGAGGAGGAGCGCATAGTGATAGGTGATCCTTTGACCCAAACAGTTTCTTGTAGTTGTGGAATGTTCAACAGGACAGGAATATTGTGTGGACATGGTATCAAAGTTTTTGATCTAATGAATATAAAGACATTGCCAAAACATTACTACTTGAAGAGATGGACTAGAGAAGCACGCAATGGAAGCATACTAGATAGACAAGGAAGGAACGTGGTAGAAAATCCAAAATTGGAAGCTCAACTTCGGTACAAGAATTTGTCTCACAAATTCCACACAATGGCATATAAAGTAGCCACTTCTCAAGAATGTTGTTTGATGTTAGAAAATGCACTTGACAGTGTTCGTCCTCAACTAGAGGATAAACTCAATGCAACTACCAATGCTACGAACAAGACATGTAATGATCAAGAAAATGTTGACCCAAATCTTGAACTAACAAATGAGTTTTTTAGTGCTGCGAAgctcaagaaaaaagaagttcaatcaaaaaatttaaggagaaagaaaacttGGTTTGACAAGTTACTCAAGGGGAGGCGGAAGCCAACTAAAGTTGCTGCATCAAAAAATAGAGGAGCAAAG caacaaaagaaagatgatGGTGTAGAACCTCAAGTAGGAGTAGAAAAAGATGACAAGTTCAAAGGGGCAAACCTGGAGCTTCAAGAGTGTGCTGACCTCATTAGTTACACGCAGCTATTGACAACTCCTAGTTGTGATGATTATATTTATGACAATGATATGTTTTCTAGCATGTAG